A genomic stretch from Haloferax sp. Atlit-12N includes:
- a CDS encoding TrmB family transcriptional regulator sugar-binding domain-containing protein, whose translation MVDDSPTMDDRELADLLEQFGLSEKVVDTYLTLLELGEAKASQIADAAGVSKRYVYSVSKELESRGFVEVNDHVVPTTIRPLPPMEVIESLSESVESMRPALEERYTATARDQERFEVIKSRVTVLKRIAELVGRAESEITLSLPYDVLDEVEDELRAARERGVLVSLVVSGVEPHDDLELDGVASLVRVWHELMPTMLTVDSRTGLISPGEMVARSNSESQAIVFAQPHLGPVIVGSFFGNYWPMAAEAYTTDPDPLPAMYHNFRHAVLQAALCERAGIDLDVTVTGRMVHTDGPTELHGRVVDIRQGLLEPANNSFPVENAFVVETDEGTYSIGGQGAFVEDFEADAVEFTAAE comes from the coding sequence ATGGTCGATGACAGTCCGACCATGGACGACCGGGAACTCGCCGACCTCCTGGAGCAGTTCGGGCTCTCAGAGAAGGTCGTCGACACGTATCTGACGCTTCTCGAACTCGGGGAGGCGAAGGCGAGCCAGATCGCCGACGCGGCGGGCGTCTCTAAGCGCTACGTCTACAGCGTGAGCAAGGAACTGGAATCGCGCGGCTTCGTGGAAGTCAACGACCACGTCGTGCCGACCACGATTCGGCCGCTGCCACCGATGGAGGTCATCGAATCGCTCTCCGAGAGCGTCGAGTCCATGCGCCCCGCGCTGGAGGAGCGCTACACGGCCACCGCCCGCGACCAGGAGCGATTCGAGGTCATCAAGTCCCGCGTGACGGTTCTCAAGCGCATCGCCGAACTCGTCGGCCGCGCCGAGTCCGAAATCACGCTGTCGCTCCCTTACGATGTGCTCGACGAGGTGGAAGACGAACTCCGCGCGGCCCGCGAGCGCGGCGTGCTCGTCTCGCTCGTCGTCAGCGGCGTCGAACCGCACGACGACCTCGAACTCGACGGCGTGGCCTCGCTGGTGCGCGTCTGGCACGAACTCATGCCCACGATGCTCACCGTCGATTCGCGGACGGGCCTCATCTCCCCCGGCGAGATGGTCGCCCGGTCGAACTCCGAGTCGCAGGCCATCGTCTTCGCCCAACCGCACCTCGGCCCGGTCATCGTCGGCTCCTTCTTCGGAAACTACTGGCCGATGGCCGCCGAGGCGTACACGACAGACCCCGACCCGCTCCCGGCGATGTACCACAACTTCCGCCACGCCGTCCTGCAGGCCGCCCTCTGCGAGCGCGCGGGTATCGACCTCGACGTGACCGTCACCGGACGGATGGTCCACACTGACGGCCCGACCGAACTTCACGGCCGCGTGGTGGACATCCGGCAGGGCCTCCTCGAACCCGCGAACAACTCCTTCCCGGTCGAGAACGCCTTCGTCGTCGAGACGGACGAGGGGACTTACAGCATCGGCGGGCAAGGCGCGTTCGTCGAGGACTTCGAGGCCGACGCGGTGGAGTTCACGGCGGCCGAGTAG
- a CDS encoding alpha-amylase family glycosyl hydrolase has product MHHPGPPRVTTVGRPVELAPRAPERDATYRWRVLDAPAESAVTVGSGPVVHLEPDAPGTYHLELDAPDGRHEQTVRAFPDDRRPATMAVPAADLEPTSPDEVAVIGPFNDRLVGRDRPRRVGDDYVLDVDLPPGTHPFGFAPHDDLAEQVRGDVEVPGPGRPRVRLDGRVEQENSDELVVVADADTAPDAGEATLAVEFLFDGRDALEPGDCEVGGDSLRVPVETLRGLDSPVRVHAVAVQTTAGSGESSESGEPSVRHSILDTLVVESEDAGDEPGSGLAGLAVSRPGDAPEWAHHATVYEVFVRSFVGETPDPTFDELARRVPYLESLGVDCLWLTPILESYTTHGYHVTDYFETASDLGTREDFEALVDRCHDAGIRVVFDLVINHTSRDHPAFQFHSTGVPGYEDHYARVPEREDPSDVDWGGPGAAEHYFNWTRIPNLNYDSPAVRSWMLDVVTEWATVVDGFRCDVAWGVPHGFWKEVRERVKADDPEFLLLDETIPRDPAYHENEFDAHYDTTLYGALREVGAGEKPATAVLDAVADARWHGFPDDAVQLRYIENHDEERYRSDVGDDALRAAAAATFTLPGAPMIYYGQETGVADQRGTMRWHDADADLVDFHRRLSRLRDAHEVLRVGDVEPVSASVAPAGDGGVESDRVVAFARDDGTDRLVVVLNFDGKPTTVELGAETAETDLLTGERVGAGDASGAAAGDEGVRVTVADAVVLRAVGDSSH; this is encoded by the coding sequence ATGCATCACCCCGGTCCGCCGCGAGTCACGACGGTCGGCCGCCCCGTCGAACTCGCCCCGAGAGCCCCCGAACGGGACGCAACGTACCGCTGGCGCGTTCTCGACGCCCCCGCGGAGAGCGCCGTGACGGTCGGCTCGGGCCCGGTCGTCCACCTCGAACCCGACGCTCCCGGCACGTACCATCTCGAACTCGACGCGCCCGACGGCCGCCACGAACAGACCGTTCGCGCCTTCCCCGACGACCGCCGCCCGGCGACGATGGCGGTCCCCGCGGCCGACCTCGAACCCACGTCGCCGGACGAAGTCGCCGTCATCGGCCCGTTCAACGACCGTCTCGTCGGCCGCGACCGACCGCGCCGCGTCGGCGACGACTACGTCCTCGACGTGGACCTCCCGCCGGGCACGCACCCGTTCGGGTTCGCCCCGCACGACGACCTCGCGGAGCAGGTCCGCGGCGACGTCGAAGTCCCCGGACCGGGCCGCCCGCGGGTTCGACTCGACGGGCGAGTCGAGCAGGAGAACAGCGACGAACTCGTCGTGGTCGCTGACGCGGACACCGCACCCGACGCCGGGGAGGCGACGCTCGCCGTCGAGTTCCTGTTCGACGGCCGCGACGCGCTCGAACCGGGCGACTGCGAGGTCGGCGGCGACAGCCTGCGCGTCCCGGTCGAAACGCTCCGTGGGCTCGACTCGCCGGTTCGGGTCCACGCCGTCGCGGTCCAAACCACGGCCGGGTCGGGTGAGTCGAGTGAGTCGGGCGAGCCGTCCGTCCGGCACTCGATTCTCGACACGCTGGTCGTGGAATCCGAGGACGCGGGCGACGAACCCGGTTCCGGCCTCGCGGGCCTCGCCGTTTCGCGCCCCGGCGACGCGCCCGAGTGGGCGCACCACGCGACCGTCTACGAGGTGTTCGTCCGGTCGTTCGTCGGTGAGACGCCCGACCCGACGTTCGACGAACTCGCCCGGCGGGTTCCCTACCTCGAATCCCTCGGCGTCGACTGCCTGTGGCTCACGCCGATACTGGAGAGCTACACGACCCACGGCTACCACGTCACCGACTACTTCGAGACCGCGTCGGACCTCGGTACGCGCGAGGATTTCGAGGCGCTCGTCGACCGATGCCACGACGCCGGCATCCGCGTCGTCTTCGACCTCGTCATCAACCACACGTCGCGGGACCACCCGGCCTTCCAGTTCCACTCCACCGGCGTCCCCGGCTACGAGGACCACTACGCCCGCGTTCCAGAGCGCGAGGACCCATCCGACGTGGACTGGGGCGGACCCGGCGCGGCGGAACACTACTTCAACTGGACGCGCATCCCGAACCTCAACTACGACTCGCCGGCGGTCCGGTCGTGGATGCTCGACGTGGTCACCGAGTGGGCGACAGTCGTCGATGGCTTCCGGTGCGACGTGGCGTGGGGCGTCCCCCACGGCTTCTGGAAGGAGGTCCGCGAGCGGGTGAAGGCCGACGACCCCGAGTTCCTGCTCCTCGACGAGACCATCCCGCGAGACCCTGCGTACCACGAAAACGAGTTCGACGCCCACTACGACACGACGCTGTACGGGGCGCTCCGCGAGGTCGGCGCTGGCGAGAAGCCGGCGACCGCCGTCCTCGACGCCGTCGCCGACGCCCGCTGGCACGGCTTCCCCGACGACGCCGTGCAACTCCGGTACATCGAGAACCACGACGAGGAGCGCTACCGGAGCGACGTCGGCGACGACGCGCTTCGGGCGGCCGCGGCCGCGACGTTCACGCTCCCCGGCGCGCCGATGATATACTACGGGCAGGAGACCGGCGTCGCGGATCAGCGCGGGACGATGCGCTGGCACGACGCCGACGCCGACCTCGTGGATTTCCACCGGCGGCTCTCCCGCCTCCGCGACGCGCACGAGGTGCTCCGCGTCGGCGACGTCGAACCCGTCTCTGCCAGCGTTGCCCCCGCCGGAGACGGCGGCGTCGAGTCCGACCGCGTAGTCGCGTTCGCCCGCGACGACGGCACCGACCGACTCGTCGTCGTCCTGAACTTCGACGGGAAGCCGACGACCGTCGAACTCGGCGCGGAGACGGCGGAGACCGACCTGCTGACGGGCGAGCGAGTCGGCGCTGGTGACGCGAGCGGCGCGGCCGCGGGCGATGAGGGCGTCCGCGTCACCGTCGCCGACGCGGTCGTACTTCGCGCCGTCGGCGATTCGAGCCATTAA